The Onthophagus taurus isolate NC chromosome 2, IU_Otau_3.0, whole genome shotgun sequence genome includes a window with the following:
- the LOC111427000 gene encoding CAP-Gly domain-containing linker protein 1 isoform X8, protein MDYNKDGSEESLRRLTEEYSRHKLTDNSTILTEDTDSFIIGQRVWVGGTKPGHIAYIGETQFAPGEWAGIALDHPIGKNDGSVAGIRYFQCESKKGIFSRLTRLTRYPLDGEAGGAGDYVAAPLNGTRNSMSPTGSTSPFKSPPSLTTSNTSLASAMVDFKIGDRVIIKSSQGSKLGILRFMGCTEFAGGEWCGVELDEPRGKNDGSVGGKRYFECRPNFGLFAPINKVSKSPSSRKPGGCVIHSGAGIPPSGFRRANSKESITSNVSITSAASGVRRVRLGVTSLTGPQKTSPKSTSTPIPTRTALQEVLKEKQQHIEQLLKERDLERAELARAASQADEIDQKYTSLKQEYDMYRDETTKKLLEHLRILDDLKKDKSELIANLDDEKRKVEDLQFRYEEVEISKSELEQKISDKIVSEETNQTKIKELELMIDQYEKRIESYEADGNRLFETEEKLLHTGMENETLKYEVEVAAKKILLLEASEIAAKGIEESRSKEIADLNNIIKERDNVIEKCKNDITQVSEQFESTRNNFVKELDELKKRLDESNKEIETKNLQISQLKEELIKVENNLNEKSKSFESNLIGLKDNEDKMMKEINKLKMELSSKVHDIEENHDVIIKKDDEIKKLSSQIESFKNNLQSKNTDFDQYKESLKEIENNLRKELEESRNTITMKITENEEIKKEFALSLAQKDNELKESHKHIQNNNEEIEKLKHLINQFKEETKTSNEESQKHFELKLNESETKILQLSNEIENKNCELLKFSSNNSQLQNELTSKIDEIKRLQIELESTKQRVEEENLNIAKSNENITTLQLNLGDLERKLKTAEEKNSELLQNKLKLEGDIQNLIGSSGDFSIKLEELTNELRNKDTTLDKVKSEFTVKFQDLERSKHELQLKCDNLEQKSEKGLREYEEILQKEHLEKEYLKNELEKLNRENKKVTEDLNLKITQLQSNLQEKEKLLKETQEKSTETKEKLKEELEKKIKELSEYLNESQNKLSSTNKQYTELETELSKKTMQMIEFESNFSKELRLSKQAAQDIQASYEEKLKNLELQLNEKQKDYQKILESSKSEISEKLIDFETRSQEFNKEKQKLLEENQKLKGDFESLIKINAEENEKIKKKLENDLEESLKKIEEIEVKSKSLIEELDKKNEIIKQIENNFKIGEKNLEENVKINKEMELKTKQLESRIEEVIKDKDKIINELELKVKKSLENESEYQKSLINQQQNENAVKNQLESQLKQISEELSSKSKAYENLNQELSSLKQQISTKDTTSNEKDIEIAQLKSQLHISHEFVQKLQNEHNDLKKSNQEVNNILSENQLYNNKLNEEITKLNEEVKSSGKIIFDLNNASNLYTTVLQLINLTEKQKIEMVDKLNDVVKVGCDEESYGKLCKMIDGIKITNEVSEEALKLKENEEEILKYKNMYVEAEDKVTRKDMEIASFKKEIENLKQSSSKPKIDNCTKIPMLNNNTKIGANEQLLEEKIFAESQVAFLNSIIVDMQKKNEEQKARIEILEMGYSPAAAQELGLLNLDRHMPAPRMYCDICEEFDLHETEDCPQQANDDPPPREGPKKEKPPQRPYCDICEEFGHATENCQDDQTF, encoded by the exons atggaTTACAATAAAG ATGGATCAGAGGAATCTCTAAGAAGATTAACCGAAGAATATAGCAGACATAAACTTACAG ATAACAGCACTATCCTTACGGAAGATACCGACAGTTTTATAATTGGGCAAAGAGTGTGGGTTGGAGGTACTAAGCCAGGACATATCGCTTATATTGGAGAAACTCAATTTGCACCTGGAGAATGGGCCGGTATTGCATTAGATCATCCAATTG gCAAAAACGATGGATCAGTTGCTGGAATAAGATATTTCCAATGCGAATCAAAAAAAGGTATTTTCTCCAGACTCACTCGTCTAACAAGATATCCACTTGACGGAGAAGCCGGAGGAGCCGGCGATTATGTTGCTGCTCCACTCAATGGAACTAGAAATTCGATGTCTCCAACAGGAAGTACCAGCCCATTTAAATCTCCACCATCACTaa CCACATCAAACACTAGCCTTGCCTCAGCAATGGTCGATTTTAAAATTGGCGATCGCGTTATAATCAAATCCAGTCAAGGATCTAAATTAGGTATTCTCAGATTTATGGGATGCACCGAATTCGCTGGCGGCGAATGGTGCGGTGTTGAACTCGACGAACCCAGAGGCAAAAATGATGGTTCTGTCGGCGGAAAACG ttatttcgAATGCCGACCAAATTTTGGCTTATTCGCTCCAATAAACAAAGTGAGCAAATCACCGTCAAGCCGTAAACCAGGAGGATGCGTAATTCATTCCGGTGCGGGAATTCCACCGTCCGGATTCAGGCGAGCAAATTCTAAAGAATCTATAACATCTAACGTTTCGATAACAAGTGCAGCCTCTGGTGTTAGACGGGTAAGATTGGGCGTAACATCATTAACCGGGCCGCAG AAAACAAGTCCAAAGTCAACATCAACTCCCATACCAACTAGGACCGCTCTACAG GAAGTATTAAAAGAAAAGCAACAACATATTGAACAACTTCTCAAAGAGAGGGATTTGGAAAGAGCGGAATTGGCGAGGGCCGCAAGTCAAGCTGATGAAATTGACCAAAAGTATACTTCTTTAAAACAAGAATATGATATG tATCGAGATGAAaccacaaaaaaacttttggaacactTGAGAATTcttgatgatttaaaaaaagacaAGTCTGAACTCATCGCTAATTTAGATGatgaaaaacgaaaagtggAAGATTTACAATTTCGATATGAAGAAGTTGAAATTTCGAAATCAGAACTtgag CAAAAAATATCAGATAAAAta gtGTCAGAGGAAACAaatcaaacgaaaataaaagaattagaaCTCATGATAGATCAATATGAAAAACGCATCGAATCTTATGAAGCAGATGGAAATAGATTATTTGAAACTGAAGAAAAACTTCTTCACACAGGAATggaaaatgaaactttaaaatatgaGGTGGAAGTAGCAgctaaaaaaattcttttattagaAGCTAGCGAAATTGCAGCAAAAGGAATAGAAGAATCGCGGTCTAAAGAAATTGCAGatcttaataatataattaaagaacGTGATAATGTcatagaaaaatgtaaaaatgatATTACTCAAGTTtcagaacaatttgaatcaactAGAAATAATTTCGTTAAGGAGCTCGATGAGCTTAAAAAGAGATTGGATGaaagtaataaagaaattgaaactaaaaatctccaaataagtcaattaaaagaagaattaattaaagtcgagaataatttgaatgaaaaatcaaaaagctTTGAATCTAATTTGATTGGATTGAAGGATAACGAAGATAAAATGATgaaggaaataaataaattaaaaatggaacTTAGTTCAAAAGTTCATGATATTGAAGAAAATCACGATGTTATCATAAAAAAAGACgatgaaattaagaaattatcgTCACAAAtcgaaagttttaaaaataatttgcaatcaaaaaatacCGATTTTGATCAATACAAAGAATCTTTAaaagaaatcgaaaataatttaagaaaagaacTTGAAGAGTCAAGAAATACCATCACGATGaaaataacagaaaatgaagaaatcaaaaaagaatttgcgTTGTCATTAGCTCAAAAAGATAACGAACTAAAAGAATCACACAAacatattcaaaataataacgaagaaattgaaaaacttaaacatttaatcaaccaatttaaagaagaaactaaaACATCTAATGAAGAATCACAAAAACATTTCGAATTAAAACTTAACGAATCGGaaactaaaattttgcaattatccaacgaaattgaaaataaaaattgtgaatTACTGAAATTCTCTTCAAATAATTCTCAATTACAAAACGAACTCACATCGAAAATCGATGAAATAAAACGGTTACAAATTGAACTGGAATCGACAAAGCAACGAgttgaagaagaaaatttaaacattgcgaaatcaaacgaaaatattacaacgttacaattaaatttaggtGATTTAGAacgtaaattaaaaactgcCGAAGAGAAAAATTCGgagttattacaaaataaactaaaattagaaggaGATATCCAGAATCTAATAGGATCATCAGGTGATTTTAGTATTAAGTTAGAAGAATTAACTAATGAATTACGTAATAAAGATACTACTTTAGATAAAGTAAAAAGCGAATTTACAGtaaaatttcaagatttaGAAAGATCTAAACAcgaattacaattaaaatgtGATAATTTGGAGCAAAAATCTGAGAAAGGTTTAAGAGAATACGAAGAAATTCTTCAAAAAGaacatttagaaaaagaatatttgaagaatgagttagaaaaattgaatcgggaaaataagaaagttaccgaagatttaaatcttaaaataacTCAACTCCAAAGTAATCtccaagaaaaagaaaagttattaaaagagACGCAAGAAAAATCAACTGaaactaaagaaaaacttaaagaagaacttgaaaagaaaataaaagaactTTCTGAATATTTGAATGAATCCCAAAATAAATTGTCATCGACGAATAAGCAATACACTGAACTTGAAACagaattatctaaaaaaactATGCAAATGATTGAGTTTGAATCAAATTTTAGCAAAGAACTTCGTTTATCAAAACAAGCGGCTCAAGATATTCAAGCGAGTTAcgaagaaaaacttaaaaatttagaGTTACAGCTAAATGAAAAGCAAAAAGATTAccaaaaaattcttgaatCTTCAAAAAGTGAGATATctgaaaaattgattgattttgAAACGAGAAGTcaagaatttaataaagaaaaacaaaaattactggaggaaaatcaaaaattaaagggcgattttgaaagtttaattaaaataaatgcggaagaaaatgaaaaaattaagaaaaaacttgaaaatgaTCTTGAAGAAagtcttaaaaaaattgaggaaattgaggttaaatcaaaatctttaataGAAGAATTAGATAAGAAAAACGagattattaaacaaattgaaaataattttaaaattggtgaAAAGAATcttgaagaaaatgttaaaataaacaaagaaatggaattaaaaactaaacaacTTGAAAGTAGGATAGAAgaagttattaaagataaagataaaataattaatgaattagaaTTAAAGGTAAAGAAGTCTTTAGAAAACGAAAGTGAGTATCAAAAATCTTTGATTAATCAACAACAAAACGAAAATGCtgttaaaaatcaattagaatctcaattaaaacaaatttctgaGGAATTATCTTCAAAATCAAAAGCATACGAAAACTTAAATCAAGAATTATCGAgcttaaaacaacaaatatcCACCAAAGATACAACTTCTAACGAAAAAGATATCGAAATAGCCCAACTTAAATCACAACTTCATATCAGTCACGAATTTGtacaaaaacttcaaaatgaaCACAACGATCTAAAAAAATCCAACCAAGAAgtgaataatattttatcagaaaatcaattgtataataataaattaaacgaagaAATTACAAAGTTAAATGAAGAAGTAAAATCGTcgggaaaaattattttcgatttaaacaaTGCGAGTAATTTATACACCACcgttttacaattaataaatttaactgaaaaacaaaaaattgaaatggtAGATAAATTAAACGATGTTGTTAAAGTTGGATGTGATGAAGAAAGTTACGGgaaattatgtaaaatgaTCGATGGTATTAAAATAACCAACGAAGTTAGTGAAGAAGCTCTgaagttaaaagaaaatgaagaggaaatattaaaatataaaaacatgtACGTTGAGGCTGAAGATAAAGTTACTAGGAAAGATATGGAGATTGcttcatttaaaaaagaaatcgaa aaTTTGAAACAATCTTCAAGTAAACCAAAAATAGATAACTGTACAAAGATACCaatgttaaataataacaCTAAAATAGGAGCTAATGAGCAATTATTAGAGGAAAAAATCTTTGCTGAGAGTCAAGTTGCTTTCTTAAATTCGATTATTGTTGATATGCAGAAGAAAAATGAAGAGCAAAAAGCtagaattgaaattttagaaatgGGTTATAGTCCTGCTGCTGCACAAGAATTAGGACT
- the LOC111427000 gene encoding CAP-Gly domain-containing linker protein 1 isoform X7: MSELVHETESKTNPSSGMVDNSDNVSVSSKASESGASIKSGIPKPSGIKPPSGSKIGRLCMGTQPKPSLPQVVPAKNNSTILTEDTDSFIIGQRVWVGGTKPGHIAYIGETQFAPGEWAGIALDHPIGKNDGSVAGIRYFQCESKKGIFSRLTRLTRYPLDGEAGGAGDYVAAPLNGTRNSMSPTGSTSPFKSPPSLTTSNTSLASAMVDFKIGDRVIIKSSQGSKLGILRFMGCTEFAGGEWCGVELDEPRGKNDGSVGGKRYFECRPNFGLFAPINKVSKSPSSRKPGGCVIHSGAGIPPSGFRRANSKESITSNVSITSAASGVRRVRLGVTSLTGPQKTSPKSTSTPIPTRTALQEVLKEKQQHIEQLLKERDLERAELARAASQADEIDQKYTSLKQEYDMYRDETTKKLLEHLRILDDLKKDKSELIANLDDEKRKVEDLQFRYEEVEISKSELEQKISDKIVSEETNQTKIKELELMIDQYEKRIESYEADGNRLFETEEKLLHTGMENETLKYEVEVAAKKILLLEASEIAAKGIEESRSKEIADLNNIIKERDNVIEKCKNDITQVSEQFESTRNNFVKELDELKKRLDESNKEIETKNLQISQLKEELIKVENNLNEKSKSFESNLIGLKDNEDKMMKEINKLKMELSSKVHDIEENHDVIIKKDDEIKKLSSQIESFKNNLQSKNTDFDQYKESLKEIENNLRKELEESRNTITMKITENEEIKKEFALSLAQKDNELKESHKHIQNNNEEIEKLKHLINQFKEETKTSNEESQKHFELKLNESETKILQLSNEIENKNCELLKFSSNNSQLQNELTSKIDEIKRLQIELESTKQRVEEENLNIAKSNENITTLQLNLGDLERKLKTAEEKNSELLQNKLKLEGDIQNLIGSSGDFSIKLEELTNELRNKDTTLDKVKSEFTVKFQDLERSKHELQLKCDNLEQKSEKGLREYEEILQKEHLEKEYLKNELEKLNRENKKVTEDLNLKITQLQSNLQEKEKLLKETQEKSTETKEKLKEELEKKIKELSEYLNESQNKLSSTNKQYTELETELSKKTMQMIEFESNFSKELRLSKQAAQDIQASYEEKLKNLELQLNEKQKDYQKILESSKSEISEKLIDFETRSQEFNKEKQKLLEENQKLKGDFESLIKINAEENEKIKKKLENDLEESLKKIEEIEVKSKSLIEELDKKNEIIKQIENNFKIGEKNLEENVKINKEMELKTKQLESRIEEVIKDKDKIINELELKVKKSLENESEYQKSLINQQQNENAVKNQLESQLKQISEELSSKSKAYENLNQELSSLKQQISTKDTTSNEKDIEIAQLKSQLHISHEFVQKLQNEHNDLKKSNQEVNNILSENQLYNNKLNEEITKLNEEVKSSGKIIFDLNNASNLYTTVLQLINLTEKQKIEMVDKLNDVVKVGCDEESYGKLCKMIDGIKITNEVSEEALKLKENEEEILKYKNMYVEAEDKVTRKDMEIASFKKEIENLKQSSSKPKIDNCTKIPMLNNNTKIGANEQLLEEKIFAESQVAFLNSIIVDMQKKNEEQKARIEILEMGYSPAAAQELGLLNLDRHMPAPRMYCDICEEFDLHETEDCPQQANDDPPPREGPKKEKPPQRPYCDICEEFGHATENCQDDQTF, from the exons atGAGCGAACTAGTGCATGAAACTGAATCAAAAACTAATCCATCATCTGGTATGGTGGACAATAGTGATAACGTGAGTGTTTCTAGTAAGGCTAGTGAAAGTGGTGCAAGTATCAAAAGTGGAATTCCCAAACCGTCCGGAATAAAACCGCCCAGCGGGTCAAAAATTGGTCGACTTTGTATGGGAACGCAGCCCAAACCTAGTTTACCACAAGTTGTTCCTGCAAAaa ATAACAGCACTATCCTTACGGAAGATACCGACAGTTTTATAATTGGGCAAAGAGTGTGGGTTGGAGGTACTAAGCCAGGACATATCGCTTATATTGGAGAAACTCAATTTGCACCTGGAGAATGGGCCGGTATTGCATTAGATCATCCAATTG gCAAAAACGATGGATCAGTTGCTGGAATAAGATATTTCCAATGCGAATCAAAAAAAGGTATTTTCTCCAGACTCACTCGTCTAACAAGATATCCACTTGACGGAGAAGCCGGAGGAGCCGGCGATTATGTTGCTGCTCCACTCAATGGAACTAGAAATTCGATGTCTCCAACAGGAAGTACCAGCCCATTTAAATCTCCACCATCACTaa CCACATCAAACACTAGCCTTGCCTCAGCAATGGTCGATTTTAAAATTGGCGATCGCGTTATAATCAAATCCAGTCAAGGATCTAAATTAGGTATTCTCAGATTTATGGGATGCACCGAATTCGCTGGCGGCGAATGGTGCGGTGTTGAACTCGACGAACCCAGAGGCAAAAATGATGGTTCTGTCGGCGGAAAACG ttatttcgAATGCCGACCAAATTTTGGCTTATTCGCTCCAATAAACAAAGTGAGCAAATCACCGTCAAGCCGTAAACCAGGAGGATGCGTAATTCATTCCGGTGCGGGAATTCCACCGTCCGGATTCAGGCGAGCAAATTCTAAAGAATCTATAACATCTAACGTTTCGATAACAAGTGCAGCCTCTGGTGTTAGACGGGTAAGATTGGGCGTAACATCATTAACCGGGCCGCAG AAAACAAGTCCAAAGTCAACATCAACTCCCATACCAACTAGGACCGCTCTACAG GAAGTATTAAAAGAAAAGCAACAACATATTGAACAACTTCTCAAAGAGAGGGATTTGGAAAGAGCGGAATTGGCGAGGGCCGCAAGTCAAGCTGATGAAATTGACCAAAAGTATACTTCTTTAAAACAAGAATATGATATG tATCGAGATGAAaccacaaaaaaacttttggaacactTGAGAATTcttgatgatttaaaaaaagacaAGTCTGAACTCATCGCTAATTTAGATGatgaaaaacgaaaagtggAAGATTTACAATTTCGATATGAAGAAGTTGAAATTTCGAAATCAGAACTtgag CAAAAAATATCAGATAAAAta gtGTCAGAGGAAACAaatcaaacgaaaataaaagaattagaaCTCATGATAGATCAATATGAAAAACGCATCGAATCTTATGAAGCAGATGGAAATAGATTATTTGAAACTGAAGAAAAACTTCTTCACACAGGAATggaaaatgaaactttaaaatatgaGGTGGAAGTAGCAgctaaaaaaattcttttattagaAGCTAGCGAAATTGCAGCAAAAGGAATAGAAGAATCGCGGTCTAAAGAAATTGCAGatcttaataatataattaaagaacGTGATAATGTcatagaaaaatgtaaaaatgatATTACTCAAGTTtcagaacaatttgaatcaactAGAAATAATTTCGTTAAGGAGCTCGATGAGCTTAAAAAGAGATTGGATGaaagtaataaagaaattgaaactaaaaatctccaaataagtcaattaaaagaagaattaattaaagtcgagaataatttgaatgaaaaatcaaaaagctTTGAATCTAATTTGATTGGATTGAAGGATAACGAAGATAAAATGATgaaggaaataaataaattaaaaatggaacTTAGTTCAAAAGTTCATGATATTGAAGAAAATCACGATGTTATCATAAAAAAAGACgatgaaattaagaaattatcgTCACAAAtcgaaagttttaaaaataatttgcaatcaaaaaatacCGATTTTGATCAATACAAAGAATCTTTAaaagaaatcgaaaataatttaagaaaagaacTTGAAGAGTCAAGAAATACCATCACGATGaaaataacagaaaatgaagaaatcaaaaaagaatttgcgTTGTCATTAGCTCAAAAAGATAACGAACTAAAAGAATCACACAAacatattcaaaataataacgaagaaattgaaaaacttaaacatttaatcaaccaatttaaagaagaaactaaaACATCTAATGAAGAATCACAAAAACATTTCGAATTAAAACTTAACGAATCGGaaactaaaattttgcaattatccaacgaaattgaaaataaaaattgtgaatTACTGAAATTCTCTTCAAATAATTCTCAATTACAAAACGAACTCACATCGAAAATCGATGAAATAAAACGGTTACAAATTGAACTGGAATCGACAAAGCAACGAgttgaagaagaaaatttaaacattgcgaaatcaaacgaaaatattacaacgttacaattaaatttaggtGATTTAGAacgtaaattaaaaactgcCGAAGAGAAAAATTCGgagttattacaaaataaactaaaattagaaggaGATATCCAGAATCTAATAGGATCATCAGGTGATTTTAGTATTAAGTTAGAAGAATTAACTAATGAATTACGTAATAAAGATACTACTTTAGATAAAGTAAAAAGCGAATTTACAGtaaaatttcaagatttaGAAAGATCTAAACAcgaattacaattaaaatgtGATAATTTGGAGCAAAAATCTGAGAAAGGTTTAAGAGAATACGAAGAAATTCTTCAAAAAGaacatttagaaaaagaatatttgaagaatgagttagaaaaattgaatcgggaaaataagaaagttaccgaagatttaaatcttaaaataacTCAACTCCAAAGTAATCtccaagaaaaagaaaagttattaaaagagACGCAAGAAAAATCAACTGaaactaaagaaaaacttaaagaagaacttgaaaagaaaataaaagaactTTCTGAATATTTGAATGAATCCCAAAATAAATTGTCATCGACGAATAAGCAATACACTGAACTTGAAACagaattatctaaaaaaactATGCAAATGATTGAGTTTGAATCAAATTTTAGCAAAGAACTTCGTTTATCAAAACAAGCGGCTCAAGATATTCAAGCGAGTTAcgaagaaaaacttaaaaatttagaGTTACAGCTAAATGAAAAGCAAAAAGATTAccaaaaaattcttgaatCTTCAAAAAGTGAGATATctgaaaaattgattgattttgAAACGAGAAGTcaagaatttaataaagaaaaacaaaaattactggaggaaaatcaaaaattaaagggcgattttgaaagtttaattaaaataaatgcggaagaaaatgaaaaaattaagaaaaaacttgaaaatgaTCTTGAAGAAagtcttaaaaaaattgaggaaattgaggttaaatcaaaatctttaataGAAGAATTAGATAAGAAAAACGagattattaaacaaattgaaaataattttaaaattggtgaAAAGAATcttgaagaaaatgttaaaataaacaaagaaatggaattaaaaactaaacaacTTGAAAGTAGGATAGAAgaagttattaaagataaagataaaataattaatgaattagaaTTAAAGGTAAAGAAGTCTTTAGAAAACGAAAGTGAGTATCAAAAATCTTTGATTAATCAACAACAAAACGAAAATGCtgttaaaaatcaattagaatctcaattaaaacaaatttctgaGGAATTATCTTCAAAATCAAAAGCATACGAAAACTTAAATCAAGAATTATCGAgcttaaaacaacaaatatcCACCAAAGATACAACTTCTAACGAAAAAGATATCGAAATAGCCCAACTTAAATCACAACTTCATATCAGTCACGAATTTGtacaaaaacttcaaaatgaaCACAACGATCTAAAAAAATCCAACCAAGAAgtgaataatattttatcagaaaatcaattgtataataataaattaaacgaagaAATTACAAAGTTAAATGAAGAAGTAAAATCGTcgggaaaaattattttcgatttaaacaaTGCGAGTAATTTATACACCACcgttttacaattaataaatttaactgaaaaacaaaaaattgaaatggtAGATAAATTAAACGATGTTGTTAAAGTTGGATGTGATGAAGAAAGTTACGGgaaattatgtaaaatgaTCGATGGTATTAAAATAACCAACGAAGTTAGTGAAGAAGCTCTgaagttaaaagaaaatgaagaggaaatattaaaatataaaaacatgtACGTTGAGGCTGAAGATAAAGTTACTAGGAAAGATATGGAGATTGcttcatttaaaaaagaaatcgaa aaTTTGAAACAATCTTCAAGTAAACCAAAAATAGATAACTGTACAAAGATACCaatgttaaataataacaCTAAAATAGGAGCTAATGAGCAATTATTAGAGGAAAAAATCTTTGCTGAGAGTCAAGTTGCTTTCTTAAATTCGATTATTGTTGATATGCAGAAGAAAAATGAAGAGCAAAAAGCtagaattgaaattttagaaatgGGTTATAGTCCTGCTGCTGCACAAGAATTAGGACT